The DNA window GTTTCTAATGTTGTGGTTTACAAACACCAAGTAATTATTTTTTATAGGAGTGTTTGTGAATCTCCCTTTGGTCGATTTGATTAAAGATTAGAAACCGAGGAACGAGGTTCGACGAAGTCAAAAAACGATATTAGTTGGCTCTCTACCTTCTAATAATCAATAGGTTAATGATGAAATATCGTACATAAAAATGCTTCTTTTTTGCCTTGATACAGCAAGATTGAAGCATTTTTTGGTTTCTAATGTTGTGGTTTACAAACACCAAGTAATTATTTTTTTATAGGAGTGTTTGTGAATCTCCCTTTGGTCGATTTGATTAAAGATTAGAAACCGAGGAACGAGGTTCGACGAAGTCAATTAAAGATATTAGTTGGCTCTCTACCTTCTAATAATCAATAGGTTAATGATGAAATATCGTGTATAAAAATGCTTCTTTTTTGCCTTGATACAGCAAGATTGAAGCATTTTTTGTTTTCTATGTGTTGAATTTTTAGTTTTTAATAATCAATAGAAACGGGCTTTAGCCCGTTTTGAAAATTAAAAGATCTAATGGCTTTAGCCAAAAGTTAAAAGATAATTTTTTTCTCTAAAATAGTTCTAATTGTACTGGCTGAGGTGATTTTGGTACTTCGGATTTTCCCCAGAAATTAATGATATTTCCGTATTGTTTATCGGTAATGCGCAGAATGCTTACTTTACCTAATGGTGGTAAGAGTTTATTAATTCTTTTTTCGTGTACATCTGCACTTTCGCTACTTGCACAGTGTCTTACATATACAGAATATTGCATCATGCTATATCCATCTTTTAGCAGATTATTTCTAAATCCAGAAGCGTTTTTTCTGTCTTTAGGAGTTTCGGTAGGTAAGTCAAAGAATACAAATAGCCACATAATTCGGTATCCGTTTAGTTCCATAATTTGGGATATTTTATTTTTTTTCGCTCGCCAGTGAAGCATTGCTGTAGAGAACTTGCTGTTTTTTGTAAGCCTACCATCATCGGACTTTTTTCATCTTCGAAATAGAGTGTTCTGGTTAAGATTTGTAGAAGTTCAGCCTTTAGTTTGGTATTGAGTTCTTCTTCATCATATTGGTTAATGATTTCAAAAACTTTTTCGTCTACCATAGGTCGAAATGGTTCCATAATGTCATCTGCCAAAGCAAAAGCATTGTATTTGCTTTTATGATGAATTCCTAAGGTATTGAGTAGTCCGCTTCCAGAGAGTGCTCTAGCTGTAGCAGCTCTTAGAATAGCATAGCCGTAGTTTAAGAAATTATTAGGATAATCTCCGAAACGTTCTCTTTTAAATTTTTTAAACGTGCTGTTTTCAAAGAACGCTTTCCAGTAAATATTGGCAGCTGTAGCTTCCATATTAGAAGTGTCTCCGCTCAAGACTTTGGAGGCGATGAAGTCAAAAGAATTTTTCTCACCTGTTATTTTTTCTAAAAGAATTCCTTGGTTGGTAATTTTTTCTATAATGGTTTGTTGCCACAGTTGTTTTTTTAATGGGACACTGGCTTCAATTTGGTTTTTGAAAATTTCTTGTTGAATGTGATGGCTATTCAGGTTAAGAAACATGCCATTAGGAAGATGGTTTTTGCCACAAATAATAACCGATGTGTTATTTTCTACTAATAAGTTCATTGCTGGCATACTCAGAAAAATTTCTGGATGGTCTATTACCAAGAATCCTATTTCTTCTATTGGGATAGAGCTTTCTCGTATTTCAGATTTTATAAGGAGTTGTAGATTTTTAGTAGTGATTGACGCTTTATTTTCTAAAAGGATGGTTTTTTTAATCATGGCAAATTTTTATAATAAATATACGAGGATTAGTCCAATTAAAATTATGGTTTTCCGTAATAGTACAAATCAGCTTTCCCCTGTAAGAAAAAATCATTCACAAAGCTTGTAAAAACTACAATTCCCAAAATAATTTCCCCACCAACCTGATCTGCTGTATCTTTGTAGAAAATACTAGAAATTGAATCTTAGAAAATTAGCCGATAAACAAAACATCTTTTTATTTTTATTGTTGGTAATGGTTTTAGCAGGAAAACTCATTCCTTACCAAGAATCTTACCATCAAATTTTTAACTTAGAACAATTCATCGATTGGGGAATTGCGGGAATTTTCCTTTTATATGGGCTAAAACTCAACTTGAAAGAAGTCCTGAAAGATGTCTCCAACTGGAAGTTGCATCTATTGGTTCAAGCGGGAACTTTCATTCTTTTTCCTGCATTGGTATTGGTTTTTTATCCAATTTTTAAAGATTCGCCATACTTCCAAAGTTGGCTTTCCGTATATTTTTTAGCGTGTTTGCCTTCTACCGTTTCTTCATCGGTAGTGATGGTGTCTATTGCCAAAGGAAATGTGACTTCTGCTATTTTTAATGCATCTATTTCTGGACTTATTGGCATTGTGATGACACCTTTGTTGATGGGGTTTTTCTTAAATGCTCAAGCTGCCGAAAGTCATCAGTCTGAAATTATCCAACAACTCTTACTCAAAGTTCTTTTGCCGATTATCTTGGGAATTCTGCTCAATCCAATATTTAAAAATTGGGTAACGAAATACAGTAAAATCATTGCAGAATTTGACCGTCTCATTATTTTACTCATCGTTTACGAAAGTTTTTCTAAAGCATTTATCGAGAATATTTTTTCTACCGTTCCTTCTCTGGTTTTTGTAGTGATTACACTTGCGGCAGTAGCGCTTTTTTTTATCGTATATGAGATTTTAAAACGCATTTCGCATCGATTAGGTTTCAGCAGGGAAGATGTGATTACCACTGCATTTTGTGGCTCCAAAAAATCTTTGGTTCATGGCAGTTTATTTGTGATGATACTAGGAATTCCCGAAGAACAAAAAGTTCTTTTCCTATTGCCGATTATGATTTACCACAGTTTCCAATTGTTCTATGTAAGTGCTCTCGCCAATAAAATCGCAAAAAGCAAAGTTTAAAACCAATAAACAATTTATAATACGAAATAACACTATTAAAAAACTAAAATTCATAACCACCATAACCACCATAACCACCATAACCATTATAACCACCGTAACCACTATAACCTTCCTTAAATTCCCTCATTTTCAAATTTTCAAATTCTCTTATTAAATTTTCTTAAAAAGCTTCTTTCAATGTTAAATCCTCAATCTCCCAAAGATGAGAGTTTTAGATGTTTTCACTCTTTTTCTTTTAATATTTTGGCAAAATAACATTCATTTTTGATTAAAATTTGGTTGACGAATAATTTAAAGAATGTTAAAAGCTTGTTAAAATACTTAACCGTTGCATTAGAATACTTTTGAGCTTAAAAAAAAGTAAA is part of the Cloacibacterium normanense genome and encodes:
- the cas2 gene encoding CRISPR-associated endonuclease Cas2, producing MELNGYRIMWLFVFFDLPTETPKDRKNASGFRNNLLKDGYSMMQYSVYVRHCASSESADVHEKRINKLLPPLGKVSILRITDKQYGNIINFWGKSEVPKSPQPVQLELF
- a CDS encoding bile acid:sodium symporter; translated protein: MVLAGKLIPYQESYHQIFNLEQFIDWGIAGIFLLYGLKLNLKEVLKDVSNWKLHLLVQAGTFILFPALVLVFYPIFKDSPYFQSWLSVYFLACLPSTVSSSVVMVSIAKGNVTSAIFNASISGLIGIVMTPLLMGFFLNAQAAESHQSEIIQQLLLKVLLPIILGILLNPIFKNWVTKYSKIIAEFDRLIILLIVYESFSKAFIENIFSTVPSLVFVVITLAAVALFFIVYEILKRISHRLGFSREDVITTAFCGSKKSLVHGSLFVMILGIPEEQKVLFLLPIMIYHSFQLFYVSALANKIAKSKV
- the cas1 gene encoding type II CRISPR-associated endonuclease Cas1, whose protein sequence is MIKKTILLENKASITTKNLQLLIKSEIRESSIPIEEIGFLVIDHPEIFLSMPAMNLLVENNTSVIICGKNHLPNGMFLNLNSHHIQQEIFKNQIEASVPLKKQLWQQTIIEKITNQGILLEKITGEKNSFDFIASKVLSGDTSNMEATAANIYWKAFFENSTFKKFKRERFGDYPNNFLNYGYAILRAATARALSGSGLLNTLGIHHKSKYNAFALADDIMEPFRPMVDEKVFEIINQYDEEELNTKLKAELLQILTRTLYFEDEKSPMMVGLQKTASSLQQCFTGERKKIKYPKLWN